tcttttttagtAACTTTTCCGTAGCTGAAAGTAGAAGTCTTGTGTGCACAGATTATTTGAGCTCAAGTGTCTACTCATGTGAGCTGGAAGGAAAGAGCATACTATATTCACCTATTACTGCAATGATATAAAATAACAATGCAAtgatcttttgggtttttttttcttttgttgttgtttatttttattctttttaactttCCAGGCTGTGAATGAGACAGGCGACTGTTTGCTGATGGGCAGTTTCCTAGAAAAGTATTATCTTTCCACCATGTATAGCCTTGAATTCATTTTAGGCCTCACTGGAAATACCATTGTTGTGTTCGGCtatattttctgcttgaaaaactggaaaagtgGCAACATCTACCTGTTTAATTTATCACTATcagattttttatttctgtgtactCTTCCACTACTTGTGAAAAGCTACTCTAGTCAATGGGCAGAGGGGGTCTTCTGCCAGAGCAACAGATTCCTGTTGCATGCAAACCTGTACACCAGCATCCTTTTCCTTACCTTTATCAGTATTGACCGATACCTGCTCATGAAATATCCTTTCAGAgaacattttctacagaaaagaaaaactgctgtTATAGTGTCCGTTGCCATATGGATCTGGGTTGTATTGGAACTGTTGCCACTGATGCATTTCCTGAGAGCAGCTACCAATGAGAGCAAGTGTCTTGATTATGCAAGTTCTGGAGACCCAGCAGAAAGCATCATCTACAGCATGTTTCTGACTCTCTTTGGGTTCCTTATCCCTCTCTGTGTCATGTGCTTCTTCTACGTAAGGATGGTTGTATTTCTGAAGAACAGGAGTGAGCAACACAGTTCTTTCCTGACGCTTGAGAAACCTCTTTCTTTAGTCATCCTAGCGGTGGTTATCTTCTCGTTACTGTTTACTCCATATCACATAATGCGCAATGTCCGACTTGCTTCCCAAATACCAGCCTTGAATGTATCTGTGTGCACACAGAACATCATCAGTGCCGTTTATATCATCACGAGACCCATTGCATTTTTGAATAGTGCCATTAatcctgttttttatttcttaatgGGTGACCACTTCAGAGAGATGCTGATGGCAAAGATAAGGCAGTTCTTGAACAGAAAAAGAACTAATAAGGAGAACTCTGATGCTGGGAGACAAGGAATGGAAAAAGAAACGAGCTTAGGATGAACTTTTACCAGTGTTCAGTTCCATTTTTTTAGATAGCTTCATTTAGGTTATAGATTGTGCGTAAGCTGATTGTGTTCCTCTAAATGTGCTTGTTACCTTATTGTACCTCCTGCTACCAATTTCATTCCAGCAAAACTATTCTTGGTTTCAGCAGAAGCGGTATTAACTGACAGTAGTACAGAGGACACAGTACTCCTGTAGCAGAATACACTATGGTCTattaattttgtaaataaaatatcATCATGGTATTTCTTAGAGCAAAAATGTGTTGCTCCCAGATGGTTTCTTTGTGATCCATAAGTTGACAGTGGACTGGACTTAGGCTTGGCTAAAATGGGCAGCGGCACTAGGTCACATATCCAACATGCTCCTGGGATCTGTGCTGCATCTTCTTTCTGTAAGTGACTCCTTTGTCCTCTTTGCAAACTGTGCAAACTGTGCAAACTATATAGTTGAGCCAATTTACATTTATAGTTATTTGATGGGTTGGCATCTACCATGAGGCAAAAAAGGTGGTTATGCAAAGAGTTAGATGGAGTCTTTTGTCATGACTGCCAGAAAGGAGATAGTGGTTAGGTTGCCATTTTTATCTGTAATGGTAGCAAAGAGATTAGAAAGCTGTAAAATTCAGCGGCTGGTCTTAAAGGCATTACATGCAAGCACTGAGAGAGCCAAGGGGTGTATGTATGTTTACAGACGGGTTCCTTTACACTTTGAAAAATGACTGCAGAAATGCCAGTATTGGCTTGCTTACTTGTCCTAGTGATTTATAAAGGCAGTTCTTAGTAAAGAACTAAACGAAtagattttgtttttactttttcaggCTGAATCTGGCTGTAAAATCAAAGTGTAGCTCTACTTACCTTTCCAGTTACATGATTATACATGTTCTATTCAGCCCTTAATTACTGCTTCTTAGTCATATAATGCAATTACTCATATAATTAATGGGATTACATTATCTATAGGTGAGAACAGAATTTATAACTGGAAGCAGAGTATGGACCTCATACTTCATTAACAGTCACAATAATAAAAGAGAAGCTAAACGGGGGCCAGTTTTCTGCCTAATATCCCTGCAAAATCATTGCAACTGGTAGTAATAAAACCAGTAGAAACTTATTTTTCAATTAGTGGACCTGACTTCAAATGCAGAGGGTGAAAAGATCTATCAAGCGATAAGGGACAGCTTATACAGTGTTTACTTTTCAGACTACAGCCAATACTGGTTAGAGAGAATTAGAGGGGAAAAGTAAATGCTTTTAAACATTATGGAAAACTTACTGCAGAGAAAACAGATACTAAAAAGACTGATGCAATCAGGGTATAGAAAAACTATGTGAAATCAATGGCAATAAAAAAAGTATCGGAGGAAAATCAACACGCTTTGTCTGTGTATAATGTGAAAATGCATTAGGTTGCACATGTTCATGTT
The sequence above is a segment of the Apteryx mantelli isolate bAptMan1 chromosome 9, bAptMan1.hap1, whole genome shotgun sequence genome. Coding sequences within it:
- the SUCNR1 gene encoding succinate receptor 1, coding for MGSFLEKYYLSTMYSLEFILGLTGNTIVVFGYIFCLKNWKSGNIYLFNLSLSDFLFLCTLPLLVKSYSSQWAEGVFCQSNRFLLHANLYTSILFLTFISIDRYLLMKYPFREHFLQKRKTAVIVSVAIWIWVVLELLPLMHFLRAATNESKCLDYASSGDPAESIIYSMFLTLFGFLIPLCVMCFFYVRMVVFLKNRSEQHSSFLTLEKPLSLVILAVVIFSLLFTPYHIMRNVRLASQIPALNVSVCTQNIISAVYIITRPIAFLNSAINPVFYFLMGDHFREMLMAKIRQFLNRKRTNKENSDAGRQGMEKETSLG